A stretch of the Lactuca sativa cultivar Salinas chromosome 9, Lsat_Salinas_v11, whole genome shotgun sequence genome encodes the following:
- the LOC111913143 gene encoding uncharacterized protein LOC111913143 isoform X3 — translation MASPSQSNLFVVRPMESPATVAPRFTVAITFNSHSGAAGSENVSKLSIKRSGRRSKLVLVSSLGNHSNSSTDSDGNSNNKGKATSSVPSSNYVVPLDNPSYSCITRPVDEILRDLNKRIPNNIIVKYPDSIQATSIPWYHSNRMLSFYAPDLKVFVENLKM, via the exons ATGGCCTCACCGTCACAGAGCAACTTGTTCGTGGTACGCCCGATGGAGTCTCCGGCGACCGTAGCTCCTCGATTTACGGTGGCGATCACATTCAATTCACACAGCGGAGCAGCAGGTTCCGAAAATGTTTCTAAATTGAGCATTAAAAGAAGTGGTAGAAGAAGTAAGTTAGTTTTGGTGTCTTCACTGGGTAATCACAGCAACAGTAGCACCGATAGCGATGGTAATAGTAATAACAAGGGCAAGGCGACATCATCAGTGCCTAGCTCGAATTATGTCGTACCCTTGGACAATCCCTCCTACTCATGCATCACTCGTCCCGTAGATGAGATTCTTCGAGACCTCAATAAGCGGATCCCTAATAACATCATCGTTAAATATCCGGATAGTATCCAAGCGACGTCCATCCCCTG GTACCATTCCAACAGGATGTTGAGTTTCTATGCTCCAG ATCTGAAAGTATTTGTGGAAAATTTGAAGATGTAA
- the LOC111913143 gene encoding uncharacterized protein LOC111913143 isoform X1 gives MASPSQSNLFVVRPMESPATVAPRFTVAITFNSHSGAAGSENVSKLSIKRSGRRSKLVLVSSLGNHSNSSTDSDGNSNNKGKATSSVPSSNYVVPLDNPSYSCITRPVDEILRDLNKRIPNNIIVKYPDSIQATSIPWYHSNRMLSFYAPGAFLEHCISFFRKYVLVSQFQFSFINLPGSQF, from the exons ATGGCCTCACCGTCACAGAGCAACTTGTTCGTGGTACGCCCGATGGAGTCTCCGGCGACCGTAGCTCCTCGATTTACGGTGGCGATCACATTCAATTCACACAGCGGAGCAGCAGGTTCCGAAAATGTTTCTAAATTGAGCATTAAAAGAAGTGGTAGAAGAAGTAAGTTAGTTTTGGTGTCTTCACTGGGTAATCACAGCAACAGTAGCACCGATAGCGATGGTAATAGTAATAACAAGGGCAAGGCGACATCATCAGTGCCTAGCTCGAATTATGTCGTACCCTTGGACAATCCCTCCTACTCATGCATCACTCGTCCCGTAGATGAGATTCTTCGAGACCTCAATAAGCGGATCCCTAATAACATCATCGTTAAATATCCGGATAGTATCCAAGCGACGTCCATCCCCTG GTACCATTCCAACAGGATGTTGAGTTTCTATGCTCCAGGTGCTTTTCTTGAACATTGCATTTCCTTTTTCAGGAAATATGTGTTAGTTTCCCAATTTCAATTCTCATTTATAAACCTACCTGGTAGCCAATTTTGA
- the LOC111913143 gene encoding uncharacterized protein LOC111913143 isoform X2, with protein MASPSQSNLFVVRPMESPATVAPRFTVAITFNSHSGAAGSENVSKLSIKRSGRRSKLVLVSSLGNHSNSSTDSDGNSNNKGKATSSVPSSNYVVPLDNPSYSCITRPVDEILRDLNKRIPNNIIVKYPDSIQATSIPWYHSNRMLSFYAPGAFLEHCISFFRKYVC; from the exons ATGGCCTCACCGTCACAGAGCAACTTGTTCGTGGTACGCCCGATGGAGTCTCCGGCGACCGTAGCTCCTCGATTTACGGTGGCGATCACATTCAATTCACACAGCGGAGCAGCAGGTTCCGAAAATGTTTCTAAATTGAGCATTAAAAGAAGTGGTAGAAGAAGTAAGTTAGTTTTGGTGTCTTCACTGGGTAATCACAGCAACAGTAGCACCGATAGCGATGGTAATAGTAATAACAAGGGCAAGGCGACATCATCAGTGCCTAGCTCGAATTATGTCGTACCCTTGGACAATCCCTCCTACTCATGCATCACTCGTCCCGTAGATGAGATTCTTCGAGACCTCAATAAGCGGATCCCTAATAACATCATCGTTAAATATCCGGATAGTATCCAAGCGACGTCCATCCCCTG GTACCATTCCAACAGGATGTTGAGTTTCTATGCTCCAGGTGCTTTTCTTGAACATTGCATTTCCTTTTTCAGGAAATATGT GTGTTAG
- the LOC111913143 gene encoding uncharacterized protein LOC111913143 isoform X4, producing the protein MASPSQSNLFVVRPMESPATVAPRFTVAITFNSHSGAAGSENVSKLSIKRSGRRSKLVLVSSLGNHSNSSTDSDGNSNNKGKATSSVPSSNYVVPLDNPSYSCITRPVDEILRDLNKRIPNNIIVKYPDSIQATSIPWYHSNRMLSFYAPGVRIA; encoded by the exons ATGGCCTCACCGTCACAGAGCAACTTGTTCGTGGTACGCCCGATGGAGTCTCCGGCGACCGTAGCTCCTCGATTTACGGTGGCGATCACATTCAATTCACACAGCGGAGCAGCAGGTTCCGAAAATGTTTCTAAATTGAGCATTAAAAGAAGTGGTAGAAGAAGTAAGTTAGTTTTGGTGTCTTCACTGGGTAATCACAGCAACAGTAGCACCGATAGCGATGGTAATAGTAATAACAAGGGCAAGGCGACATCATCAGTGCCTAGCTCGAATTATGTCGTACCCTTGGACAATCCCTCCTACTCATGCATCACTCGTCCCGTAGATGAGATTCTTCGAGACCTCAATAAGCGGATCCCTAATAACATCATCGTTAAATATCCGGATAGTATCCAAGCGACGTCCATCCCCTG GTACCATTCCAACAGGATGTTGAGTTTCTATGCTCCAG GTGTTAGAATTGCTTGA